The proteins below are encoded in one region of Helicoverpa zea isolate HzStark_Cry1AcR chromosome 21, ilHelZeax1.1, whole genome shotgun sequence:
- the LOC124640590 gene encoding 40S ribosomal protein S27, which translates to MPLAIDLLHPSPASEKRKHKLKRLVPHPNSYFMDVKCPGCYKITTVFSHAQRVVVCAGCSTILCQPTGGRARLTEGCSFRRKQH; encoded by the exons ATGCCg CTCGCAATTGATTTATTGCATCCTTCTCCCGCGTCGGAGAAAAGGAAACACAAGTTGAAGAGGCTGGTGCCACATCCGAACTCATACTTCATGGATGTCAAGTGCCCTGGCTGCTACAAAATCACAACTGTTTTCAGTCACGCGCAAAGGGTGGTCGTATGCGCAGGTTGCTCAACGATCCTTTGCCAGCCCACCGGTGGTCGCGCTAGATTAACGGAGG gATGTTCGTTTAGGAGAAAACAACATTAA
- the LOC124640588 gene encoding riboflavin kinase has protein sequence MVNFIERRIFRSITQKAMAQKHLPLFLEGEVVKGFGRGSKDLGCPTANYPLEVVQSLPKDLVPGVYYGWAQINQSQIYKMVANIGWCPFYQNKQMSVETHVMHKFDEDFYGSHLKVSLVGYLRGEKNFNSLDELIEAIKQDIKNADEHLELPEAQLVKAHQYFTKSV, from the exons ATGGTAAACTTTATTGAAAGAAGAATATTTAGAAGTATAACGCAAAAAGCTATGGCACAGAAGCACTTACCATTATTCCTTGAAGGAGAGGTTGTAAAAGGTTTTGGCAGAGGCTCTAAGGACCTGGGATGCCCTACAG CAAACTACCCACTAGAGGTAGTGCAGTCTTTACCCAAAGATCTTGTACCTGGAGTGTACTACGGATGGGCACAGATAAACCAGAGCCAAATATACAAGATGGTGGCAAACATTGGCTGGTGCCCATTCTACCAAAACAAGCAGATGTCTGTG GAAACCCACGTCATGCACAAGTTTGATGAAGACTTCTATGGATCACATTTGAAAGTGAGCTTAGTCGGATATTTGAGAGGAGAAAAGAATTTCAACTCTTTAGACGAGCTTATAGAAGCAATCAAGCAAGATATTAAAAATGCTGATGAACATTTGGAGCTGCCTGAAGCACAATTGGTGAAGGCACatcaatattttacaaaaagtgTATGA
- the LOC124640589 gene encoding DNA-directed RNA polymerases I, II, and III subunit RPABC2, giving the protein MADEEYEAEDAGADYDDIAEEDDNIEETEEQEEEGYVQCLAPGQAGGGVEKSKRITTRYMTKYERARVLGTRALQIAMCAPVMVELEGETDPLQIAMKELKHGKIPIIIRRYLPDHSYEDWSIDELIIIDH; this is encoded by the exons ATGGCTGACGAGGAATATGAGGCAGAGGACGCGGGAGCAGACTACGACGACATCGCTGAGGAAGATGACAACATTGAGGAAACTGAGGAGCAGGAGGAAGAAGGTTACGTCCAATGCCTGGCGCCAGGTCAAGCTGGAGGGGGCGTCGAGAAATCTAAACGCATCACTACGCGGTACATGACTAAATATGAACGAGCTAGAGTTTTAG GTACAAGAGCATTACAAATCGCGATGTGTGCCCCAGTAATGGTGGAGCTGGAAGGCGAGACAGATCCTCTACAAATAGCAATGAAAGAACTGAAGCATGGCAAGATTCCAATCATCATAAGACGGTACCTTCCGGATCATTCCTATGAAGACTGGAGTATAGACGAACTTATCATAATAGATCATTAA